One segment of Comamonas thiooxydans DNA contains the following:
- a CDS encoding TonB-dependent siderophore receptor — protein MAQHFCGQTSLLSSSILSVGGQGFKQSAVQAGLILLLGMAAAGGVQAQSGQGFPSEPQRREYSLPRGPLSQALARFAGESGVTLSADSALSGELQTPGLHGRFAVAEGFAQLLRGTGLEAVQAQPGVFILRKSTQAPVAAGAAPSLAEVLVTAAAEASAFSEGTGSYAAQLVTTGKSAQSLREIPQSVSVVTRQMLEDQNIQSLDDAMRTVPGVTVEPGSTGGNHGNFYLRGYAVDTVQIDGVNTPASTGNDLSSGFGMAMYDRIEVLRGPAGLFQGAGDPGGSINLVRKRPKAHKEFSTQLSAGSWSRYYAEADMTGPLSSDGRLRGRLVTAYQDHGSFVDHVYSRKPLIYGVLEADLTPSSTLTAGASHQQYKGRPAFGLPAYPDGRLLDIPRSSYLDPIWNHITERNTEYFAEFQHRLDNGGQIKLNATYREQDEPSRLFGWSDCAADPATGDSCLISWAYRSHWKTHGLDGFITTPFAALGSSNNELTLGADYRKVHKSFKYGGGDGAPINIFDPDNNVPKPANYSFSNGNDNRTEQYGLYGRINLRPASGVLLSMGGRMTWWDNHAVNRNAYFNQFSETDTRISGKFTPYAGVVFDLSEQLSAYASYTRIFAPQTASDAEGITLRPRVGQQYEAGLKGEWLNKQLNARAAVFRMEDSNRAMTDPANPLFSVAAGKMRSQGVEAEINGRIAPGWNLAVGYAYTQTKTLEGTPDEKAQLYTFIAPRHSFNLWTRYQFGSGPLEGFSVGGGLRSVSRMYRLNGDVKFSQGPVTTAALQIGYRFNKNLDATLTVNNVFDKVYYQRVWAAYGSNYYGEPRNVMLTLRGKF, from the coding sequence ATGGCGCAGCATTTTTGCGGGCAGACTTCACTACTTTCATCGTCCATCCTGTCCGTCGGTGGCCAGGGATTCAAACAGAGTGCCGTGCAAGCCGGGCTGATACTGCTGCTGGGCATGGCCGCAGCCGGCGGCGTTCAGGCCCAGTCTGGCCAGGGCTTTCCGAGCGAGCCGCAGCGGCGGGAGTACAGCCTGCCTCGCGGGCCATTGAGCCAGGCCCTGGCGCGTTTTGCGGGAGAGTCCGGGGTGACGCTGTCTGCGGACTCCGCCCTTTCCGGGGAACTTCAAACGCCAGGTCTGCATGGCAGGTTCGCAGTCGCCGAGGGTTTTGCGCAGCTGTTGCGCGGCACGGGGCTTGAGGCCGTCCAGGCCCAGCCCGGTGTTTTCATTCTGCGCAAAAGCACTCAGGCCCCTGTGGCGGCGGGTGCCGCCCCCAGTCTGGCGGAAGTGCTGGTGACTGCTGCGGCCGAAGCGTCGGCCTTCTCGGAAGGCACGGGTTCCTATGCGGCGCAGCTCGTCACGACCGGCAAAAGTGCACAGAGTCTGCGCGAAATTCCGCAGTCGGTTTCCGTCGTGACGCGCCAGATGCTCGAGGATCAGAATATCCAGAGTCTCGATGACGCCATGCGCACCGTGCCTGGCGTCACCGTGGAGCCAGGCAGCACAGGGGGCAATCATGGCAATTTCTACCTGCGCGGCTACGCGGTGGATACCGTGCAGATCGACGGCGTCAACACTCCTGCGAGCACCGGCAATGATCTTTCCAGCGGATTCGGCATGGCCATGTACGACCGCATTGAAGTCCTGCGCGGCCCTGCCGGACTGTTTCAAGGGGCTGGCGACCCTGGCGGCTCCATCAATCTGGTGCGCAAGCGCCCCAAGGCGCACAAGGAGTTCAGCACCCAGCTGTCGGCCGGTTCGTGGAGTCGCTATTACGCCGAGGCGGACATGACCGGGCCTCTGAGCAGTGATGGACGCCTACGCGGGCGTCTTGTCACCGCTTATCAGGATCACGGCTCTTTTGTGGATCATGTGTACTCCAGGAAGCCGTTGATCTATGGCGTGCTGGAAGCCGACCTCACTCCCTCGAGCACGCTTACCGCCGGAGCCAGCCATCAGCAATACAAGGGGCGTCCCGCCTTCGGCCTGCCTGCCTATCCGGATGGCCGCTTGCTGGATATTCCGCGCTCCAGCTATCTGGATCCCATCTGGAATCACATCACGGAACGCAACACCGAGTACTTCGCAGAATTTCAGCATCGCCTGGACAATGGCGGGCAGATCAAGCTCAATGCGACCTACCGGGAGCAGGATGAACCCTCTCGCCTGTTCGGCTGGTCGGACTGCGCGGCCGACCCTGCTACCGGCGACAGCTGCCTCATCAGCTGGGCTTACCGCAGCCACTGGAAGACGCATGGCCTGGACGGCTTCATCACCACGCCGTTTGCCGCGCTGGGCTCATCCAATAATGAGCTGACGCTGGGAGCAGACTATCGCAAGGTGCACAAGAGCTTCAAATACGGCGGCGGAGACGGTGCTCCCATCAACATCTTCGATCCCGACAACAACGTTCCCAAGCCTGCGAATTACAGCTTCTCCAACGGCAACGACAACCGAACCGAGCAGTACGGGCTCTATGGACGAATCAATCTGCGCCCGGCCAGCGGCGTGTTGCTCAGCATGGGAGGGCGCATGACCTGGTGGGACAACCATGCCGTCAATCGCAATGCCTACTTCAACCAGTTTTCCGAAACCGATACGCGCATCAGCGGCAAGTTCACTCCGTATGCGGGAGTCGTGTTCGACCTGAGCGAGCAGTTGTCTGCCTATGCAAGCTACACCCGCATTTTCGCGCCACAGACTGCCAGCGACGCTGAGGGCATAACATTGCGCCCACGAGTGGGTCAGCAGTACGAGGCAGGCCTGAAGGGCGAGTGGCTGAACAAGCAGCTCAATGCCCGTGCGGCTGTGTTCCGCATGGAAGACAGCAATCGTGCAATGACCGATCCGGCCAATCCGCTGTTTTCGGTTGCCGCAGGCAAGATGCGTAGTCAGGGTGTGGAAGCCGAAATCAACGGTCGCATTGCTCCGGGCTGGAATCTTGCTGTTGGATACGCGTACACCCAGACCAAAACCCTGGAAGGAACGCCGGACGAGAAGGCTCAGCTCTATACCTTCATCGCTCCGCGCCACAGCTTCAACCTGTGGACACGATACCAGTTCGGTTCGGGGCCTCTGGAAGGCTTCAGTGTGGGTGGCGGTCTGCGCAGCGTCAGCCGGATGTACCGCCTCAATGGTGACGTGAAGTTCTCTCAGGGTCCGGTGACTACGGCTGCATTGCAGATCGGCTATCGCTTCAACAAGAATCTGGATGCAACGCTGACGGTCAACAATGTCTTTGACAAGGTGTATTACCAGCGTGTCTGGGCGGCTTATGGCTCCAACTACTATGGCGAGCCGCGCAATGTGATGCTGACGCTGCGCGGCAAGTTCTGA